AACTCAGTTATGCCCCCAACAAGTGTTATTAACGCGTGAAGAAACTGCATAAAAACAGGCGAATACCATTGACAATAGCTATATACAAACAAGTATCCACAATAATTACATATTGGACTTTATGCGCTAACCATATTAGACAGCTCAAGGCCTTGTGAACTAAATCACCCTATCATGAAAGTATTCAAATATTGCTATCAATACGGCCTGGACCATACTCGCTGATCACCGGTTAGAGACAGAGGGTCGAAACCGGACATTTTAAAGATAGCCGCAGAAAACTAAGGAGGAGGAGAAATGAAAAAGTTCCCGGCAAGACATCTTGCTCTCGGAAGCATCGGTCTGACGGTTCTGATCATTCTGGGCGCCTGCGCTCAGAATCAGGGACGAACCCGAATCAACATCACTGAAATCGCCGGAGCCAGGTTCACCGGCTCAACATCCTGCAAGGAATGCCATGAGGATCTTAACCGGGCTTTTCAGCGAAATAATATCCACGCCCGTCTGGCGGAATTTGAATACCTGCCGACACAGGCCGCCGGCCAAGGCTGCGAAGCTTGTCACGGACCCGCCGGCCTTCATGTCGAAGAAGGCGATAGCGACAAAATCCTACAATTCGGCAAGCTTGACAAGGCTCAGGCCTCGGCTGTCTGCCAGAATTGTCACAGTGACGGCGACACCATGGAATGGCGACATTCAACTCATGCGGCTTATGGCCTGGGCTGCGACGATTGCCACATCGTTCACGGGCAGAACGCCGGCATGGCTTTAGCCAAACCCCAGCCCGAGCTCTGTTACGACTGCCACAACAGCGTCCGCGCCAAGATGCATCTTCCCAATCACCAT
The DNA window shown above is from Pseudomonadota bacterium and carries:
- a CDS encoding DmsE family decaheme c-type cytochrome, with amino-acid sequence MKKFPARHLALGSIGLTVLIILGACAQNQGRTRINITEIAGARFTGSTSCKECHEDLNRAFQRNNIHARLAEFEYLPTQAAGQGCEACHGPAGLHVEEGDSDKILQFGKLDKAQASAVCQNCHSDGDTMEWRHSTHAAYGLGCDDCHIVHGQNAGMALAKPQPELCYDCHNSVRAKMHLPNHHPVKEGKMNCNDCHNPHGSQTRPLLRTDEWKNELCLRCHMEQSGPFAFEHAPVTEDCTICHSPHGTTADNLLKQNEPFLCLQCHELHFHTNFRPNTEALQKYADDGIPGAQTILNAKQGTGMPDNRAMQRGMMTRCSQCHPKVHGSDLPSLYTPGGGSRLTR